The Terracoccus luteus genome includes a region encoding these proteins:
- the gap gene encoding type I glyceraldehyde-3-phosphate dehydrogenase, whose translation MTVRVGINGFGRIGRNFFRAVVASGADIEVVATNDLMDNKTLAHLLKYDSILGRFPGEVTYDDTSIVVDGKAIRVFEERDPANIDWTGVGADVVVESTGFFTDAQKAKAHIDGGAKKVIISAPAKNEDITIVMGVNDSLYDPAQHTIISNASCTTNCLAPMAKVLNDEFGIVKGLMTTIHAYTQDQNLQDAPHKDLRRARAAALNIVPTTTGAAKAVSLVLPELKGRLDGYALRVPVPTGSATDLTFEAGRETTVEEVNAAVKAAAEGPLKGYLVYTEDEIVSKDIETDPASCIFDAGLTKVIGNQVKVVGWYDNEWGYSNRLVDLVKLVGAKL comes from the coding sequence GTGACCGTTCGCGTAGGCATCAACGGCTTCGGCCGCATCGGCCGCAACTTCTTCCGCGCCGTCGTGGCGTCCGGAGCCGACATCGAGGTCGTGGCCACCAACGACCTGATGGACAACAAGACCCTCGCCCACCTGCTCAAGTACGACTCGATCCTCGGTCGCTTCCCCGGCGAGGTCACCTACGACGACACCTCGATCGTGGTCGACGGCAAGGCCATCCGCGTCTTCGAGGAGCGCGACCCGGCGAACATCGACTGGACCGGCGTGGGCGCCGACGTCGTCGTCGAGTCGACCGGCTTCTTCACCGACGCGCAGAAGGCCAAGGCCCACATCGACGGTGGCGCCAAGAAGGTCATCATCTCCGCCCCGGCGAAGAACGAGGACATCACCATCGTCATGGGCGTCAACGACTCCTTGTACGACCCCGCGCAGCACACGATCATCAGCAACGCCTCGTGCACGACGAACTGTCTCGCCCCGATGGCCAAGGTGCTGAACGACGAGTTCGGCATCGTCAAGGGCCTCATGACGACGATCCACGCGTACACGCAGGACCAGAACCTGCAGGACGCCCCGCACAAGGACCTCCGTCGCGCCCGCGCCGCGGCCCTCAACATCGTGCCGACGACGACCGGTGCGGCCAAGGCCGTCTCGCTCGTGCTGCCCGAGCTCAAGGGCCGCCTCGACGGCTACGCCCTCCGCGTCCCGGTGCCCACCGGCTCCGCCACCGACCTCACCTTCGAGGCCGGCCGCGAGACCACCGTCGAGGAGGTCAACGCCGCGGTCAAGGCCGCCGCCGAGGGCCCGCTCAAGGGCTACCTCGTCTACACCGAGGACGAGATCGTCAGCAAGGACATCGAGACCGACCCGGCCTCGTGCATCTTCGACGCCGGCCTCACCAAGGTCATCGGCAACCAGGTCAAGGTCGTCGGCTGGTACGACAACGAGTGGGGCTACTCCAACCGCCTCGTCGACCTCGTCAAGCTCGTCGGCGCGAAGCTCTGA
- the secG gene encoding preprotein translocase subunit SecG — translation MDVVRIVLQVLLVLSSGVLTLFILLHKGKGGGLSDMFGGGMSTSLGGSSVAERNLDRFTVAVAVVWAAAIIGLGLLARFAS, via the coding sequence GTGGACGTGGTTCGCATCGTGCTGCAGGTCCTGCTGGTGCTGTCCAGCGGCGTCCTGACGCTGTTCATCCTGCTGCACAAGGGCAAGGGCGGTGGCCTCTCCGACATGTTCGGCGGCGGCATGTCGACCTCCCTGGGCGGGTCGTCGGTCGCCGAGCGCAACCTCGACCGGTTCACGGTCGCCGTCGCCGTCGTGTGGGCGGCCGCCATCATCGGACTGGGCCTGCTGGCCCGTTTCGCGAGCTGA
- a CDS encoding gluconeogenesis factor YvcK family protein: protein MAAPTPPTLLASTPRHRRVVALGGGHGLAAALTALRLLTDAVTAVVTVADDGGSSGRLRQEFDVLPPGDLRMALSALCDDSDWGRTWRDVLQHRFDGTGELQGHALGNLMIVSIWELLGDTVAGLDLVGRLLGARGRVLPMAGEPLEIVAEIVGHEPDRPDDRSTVHGQHLVASTRGRVESIGIVPTCPRPCPEALTAVAEADWVMLGPGSWFTSVMPHLLVPDLVDALTATPARRLLNLNLEVHKGETRDFRAVDHLASFHRHAPDLRLDVVLADPTVVDDERGLRSAAADLGAELSIAPVAERRRPGVHDSLRLAAALRDVIG from the coding sequence GTGGCCGCCCCCACCCCGCCGACGCTGCTCGCGTCCACGCCCCGTCACCGTCGCGTCGTCGCGCTCGGCGGCGGCCACGGCCTGGCCGCGGCACTCACCGCCCTGCGCCTGCTCACCGACGCGGTGACCGCGGTCGTCACCGTGGCCGACGACGGCGGCTCGAGCGGGCGCCTGCGACAGGAGTTCGACGTCCTGCCCCCGGGTGACCTGCGCATGGCGCTGTCGGCGCTGTGCGACGACAGCGACTGGGGCCGCACCTGGCGCGACGTGCTGCAGCACCGGTTCGACGGCACCGGCGAGCTGCAGGGCCACGCCCTCGGCAACCTCATGATCGTCTCGATCTGGGAGCTGCTCGGCGACACCGTCGCCGGGCTCGACCTCGTCGGCCGCCTGCTCGGCGCCCGCGGCCGGGTGCTGCCCATGGCCGGCGAGCCCCTCGAGATCGTCGCCGAGATCGTCGGCCACGAACCCGACCGGCCCGACGACCGCAGCACCGTGCACGGCCAGCACCTCGTCGCCTCCACCCGCGGGCGGGTCGAGAGCATCGGGATCGTGCCGACCTGCCCCCGGCCCTGCCCCGAGGCGCTGACCGCCGTGGCCGAGGCCGACTGGGTGATGCTCGGGCCCGGCTCGTGGTTCACCTCCGTCATGCCGCACCTGCTCGTGCCCGACCTCGTCGACGCCCTCACCGCCACCCCGGCCCGGCGGCTGCTCAACCTCAACCTTGAGGTGCACAAGGGCGAGACCCGCGACTTCCGGGCCGTCGACCACCTCGCGTCGTTCCACCGCCACGCGCCCGACCTGCGCCTCGACGTCGTCCTGGCCGACCCGACGGTCGTCGACGACGAGCGCGGGCTGCGTTCCGCCGCAGCCGATCTCGGCGCCGAGCTCAGCATCGCGCCGGTGGCCGAACGGCGTCGTCCGGGTGTGCACGACTCGCTCCGGCTCGCCGCGGCGCTGCGCGACGTCATCGGCTGA
- the whiA gene encoding DNA-binding protein WhiA yields MAMTAKVKDELSRLDVTKPCCRKAEVSTMLRFAGGLHMIGGQIVVEAELDTANAARRLRRNIAEVYGHRSDVLVLAAGGLRRGSRYVVRVVEDGATLARQTGLVDTRGRPVRGLPPKVVSAAACDSEAAWRGAFLAHGSLTEPGRSSSLEITCPGPEAALALVGAARRLGIPAKAREVRGVDRVVIRDGDAIGAMLTRLGAHDAVMAWEERRMRREVRATANRLANFDDANLRRSARAAVAAGARVERAMEILGDEIPDHLREAGVLRVEHKQASLEELGQLAQPPMTKDAVAGRIRRLLAMADKRAEELGLAGTDANLTPEMLDS; encoded by the coding sequence ATGGCGATGACAGCGAAGGTGAAGGACGAGCTCTCCCGTCTCGACGTGACGAAGCCGTGCTGTCGCAAGGCCGAGGTGTCCACCATGCTGCGCTTCGCCGGCGGGCTGCACATGATCGGCGGCCAGATCGTCGTCGAGGCCGAGCTCGACACCGCGAACGCCGCGCGTCGCCTGCGTCGCAACATCGCCGAGGTCTACGGCCATCGCAGCGACGTCCTCGTGCTGGCCGCCGGCGGGCTGCGCCGCGGCTCGCGCTACGTCGTGCGCGTCGTCGAGGACGGCGCCACCCTCGCCCGCCAGACGGGGCTCGTCGACACCCGGGGTCGGCCCGTGCGCGGCCTGCCGCCCAAGGTCGTCAGCGCCGCGGCGTGCGACTCGGAGGCCGCGTGGCGCGGCGCCTTCCTCGCCCACGGCTCGCTCACGGAGCCGGGCCGCTCGTCGTCCCTCGAGATCACCTGCCCGGGGCCCGAGGCCGCCCTCGCCCTCGTCGGGGCCGCCCGCCGCCTCGGCATCCCGGCCAAGGCGCGCGAGGTGCGCGGGGTCGACCGCGTCGTCATCCGCGACGGCGACGCCATCGGGGCGATGCTCACCCGCCTCGGCGCCCACGACGCCGTCATGGCGTGGGAGGAGCGCCGCATGCGCCGTGAGGTGCGCGCGACCGCGAACCGCCTGGCCAACTTCGACGACGCCAACCTGCGCCGCTCGGCTCGGGCCGCCGTCGCCGCCGGGGCCCGCGTCGAGCGGGCGATGGAGATCCTCGGCGACGAGATCCCCGACCACCTGCGCGAGGCCGGGGTGCTGCGCGTCGAGCACAAGCAGGCCAGCCTCGAGGAGCTCGGCCAGCTGGCGCAGCCGCCGATGACGAAGGACGCCGTCGCCGGCCGCATCCGTCGCCTGCTCGCCATGGCCGACAAGCGTGCCGAGGAGCTCGGGCTGGCCGGCACCGACGCCAACCTCACGCCCGAGATGCTCGACAGCTGA
- the rapZ gene encoding RNase adapter RapZ, producing MSGAGRSTTANVLEDLGWLVVDNLPPQLLANLADLRDAALGRHPEAASQHVAVVVDVRSRVWFQELDDAIDAARDRGLRPSLLFLDSTDEALVRRFESVRRPHPLQGGGRLLDGIQRERQMLLDLRSRSDVVIDTSGLNVHQLSAKLSSLFTGDSRSQLRMAVMSFGFKYGLPLDADVVFDMRFLPNPFWVPELRPLTGRDGPVAEFVMAQEGAEEFLDRSEQLLRTMIGGYVREGRRYVTVAVGCTGGKHRSVATADALSARLDALDGVDTFTVHRDLGRE from the coding sequence ATGAGCGGCGCGGGCCGCAGCACGACGGCCAACGTCCTCGAGGACCTCGGCTGGCTCGTCGTCGACAACCTGCCGCCGCAGCTGCTCGCCAACCTCGCCGACCTGCGCGACGCCGCCCTCGGGCGCCACCCCGAGGCGGCCAGCCAGCACGTCGCGGTCGTCGTCGACGTCCGCTCCCGGGTGTGGTTCCAGGAGCTCGACGACGCCATCGACGCCGCCCGCGACCGAGGTCTGCGCCCGAGCCTGCTCTTCCTCGACTCGACCGACGAGGCCCTCGTCCGCCGCTTCGAGAGCGTGCGGCGCCCGCACCCGCTGCAGGGCGGTGGAAGGTTGCTCGACGGGATCCAGCGGGAGCGGCAGATGCTGCTCGACCTGCGGTCCCGCTCCGACGTCGTCATCGACACGTCCGGCCTCAACGTGCACCAGCTGAGCGCCAAGCTGTCGTCGCTCTTCACCGGCGACAGCCGCTCGCAGCTGCGCATGGCCGTCATGTCGTTCGGGTTCAAGTACGGCCTGCCCCTCGATGCCGACGTCGTCTTCGACATGCGCTTCCTGCCCAACCCGTTCTGGGTGCCCGAGCTGCGTCCGCTCACCGGTCGAGACGGCCCGGTCGCCGAGTTCGTCATGGCGCAGGAGGGGGCCGAGGAGTTCCTCGACCGCTCCGAGCAGCTGCTGCGCACGATGATCGGCGGGTACGTCCGCGAGGGCCGGCGCTACGTCACCGTCGCCGTGGGCTGCACCGGCGGCAAGCACCGGTCGGTGGCCACCGCCGACGCGCTGAGCGCGCGTCTCGACGCCCTCGACGGGGTCGACACGTTCACGGTGCACCGCGACCTCGGGCGCGAGTAG
- the tpiA gene encoding triose-phosphate isomerase — MAARTQTAPAGRVPLMAGNWKMNLDHLQGTHLVQKLDWTLKDAKHDHAAVEVAVLPPFTDLRSVQTLVEGDQLELKYGAQDLSPHTSGAYTGDISGAFLAKLGCTYVAVGHSERRDGHGETDEVVAAKVKAAYAHGLTPILCCGEGLEVRREGGQVAHVVAQLRAALDGVTPEQAASVVIAYEPIWAIGTGEVATPDDAQEVCAAIRSLLAELYGADIADGVRVLYGGSVKANNVAAIMAQEDVDGALVGGASIDPAEFASICRYRDHLATS; from the coding sequence ATGGCCGCCCGCACCCAGACGGCCCCCGCGGGTCGCGTGCCGCTCATGGCCGGCAACTGGAAGATGAACCTCGACCACCTCCAGGGCACCCACCTCGTGCAGAAGCTCGACTGGACCCTCAAGGACGCGAAGCACGACCACGCGGCCGTCGAGGTCGCGGTGCTCCCGCCGTTCACGGACCTGCGCTCGGTGCAGACCCTCGTCGAGGGCGACCAGCTCGAGCTCAAGTACGGCGCGCAGGACCTCTCGCCGCACACCTCCGGTGCCTACACCGGTGACATCTCCGGCGCGTTCCTCGCCAAGCTCGGCTGCACCTACGTCGCCGTGGGCCACAGCGAGCGTCGCGACGGTCACGGTGAGACCGACGAGGTCGTCGCGGCCAAGGTCAAGGCCGCCTACGCCCACGGGCTGACCCCGATCCTCTGCTGCGGCGAGGGCCTCGAGGTGCGCCGCGAGGGCGGTCAGGTGGCGCACGTCGTGGCCCAGCTGCGGGCCGCGCTCGACGGCGTCACGCCGGAGCAGGCGGCGTCCGTCGTCATCGCCTACGAGCCCATCTGGGCCATCGGCACCGGCGAGGTCGCCACCCCCGACGACGCCCAGGAGGTGTGTGCGGCCATCCGCAGCCTCCTGGCCGAGCTCTACGGCGCCGACATCGCCGACGGGGTCCGCGTGCTCTACGGCGGCAGCGTCAAGGCGAACAACGTGGCCGCGATCATGGCGCAGGAGGACGTCGACGGGGCCCTCGTCGGTGGGGCCTCCATCGACCCGGCGGAGTTCGCGAGCATCTGCCGCTACCGCGACCACCTCGCCACGAGCTGA
- a CDS encoding RNA polymerase-binding protein RbpA, protein MASGNAIRGSRVGAGPMGEAERGDTAPRVHISYWCSNGHETRPSFAEEPGMVLPETWDCPRCGLPAGQDQKNPPAAPKVEPYKTHLAYVKERRSDADGAAILDEALSTLRDRGLIK, encoded by the coding sequence ATGGCCAGCGGTAACGCCATCCGTGGCAGCCGGGTCGGTGCCGGCCCGATGGGGGAGGCCGAGCGTGGCGACACCGCCCCGCGCGTGCACATCTCCTACTGGTGCAGCAACGGGCACGAGACGCGCCCCAGCTTCGCCGAGGAGCCCGGCATGGTGCTCCCCGAGACCTGGGACTGCCCCCGCTGCGGCCTGCCCGCCGGTCAGGACCAGAAGAACCCCCCGGCGGCACCGAAGGTCGAGCCCTACAAGACGCACCTGGCCTACGTGAAGGAGCGGCGCAGCGACGCCGACGGTGCGGCCATCCTCGACGAGGCGCTCAGCACGCTCCGCGACCGCGGCCTCATCAAGTAA
- the uvrC gene encoding excinuclease ABC subunit UvrC: MADPRTYRPRPGEIPNDPGVYRFRDAHGRVIYVGKAKSLRPRLSSYFQDITALHPRTATMVTTAASVEWTVVRTEVEALQLEYSWIKEFDPRFNVKYRDDKSYPFLAVTMGEEYPRAQVMRGAKRKGTRYFGPYGHAWAIRETLDLLLRVFPVRTCSSGVFRRAAASGRPCLLGYIDKCSAPCVGRVSADEHRAIAEDFCDFMGGNTARFVKRFETRMREAASELDFETAARLRDDIGALSKALEKQAVVLADATDADVFALADDELEAAVQVFHVRGGRIRGQRGWVVEKESEDLPQLVEHLLLQVYGDADRDSVPREVLVPTLPVDPDSVGEWLSSVRGSAVSVRVPQRGDKRTLMETVRRNADQSLARHKVARAGDLTLRSKALQELQEYLDLDEAPLRIECYDVSHVQGTNVVASMVVFEDGLARKSEYRRFIVRGTQVGGEPVTPAGRGVVVDGEVTVDDTAAMREVLTRRFRRYLEDAEGAGDLDLSTGVVGESTPVVPVGAGLPGGPVNGSGAPEGRGDDSRDGGDDEDGPSAGGPIDPETGRPRRFAYPPSLVVVDGGLPQVNAAQAVLDELGIEEVALVGLAKRLEEVWLPRQEHPVILPRTSEGLYLLQRLRDEAHRFAITFHRQRRSKAMTTSQLDGIPGLGATRQKALLKHFGSVKRLRQADAGAITEVPGIGPSLASVIVSHLAEGAPQEPAVNLTTGEVLE; encoded by the coding sequence GTGGCAGACCCGAGGACCTACCGACCGAGACCGGGGGAGATCCCCAACGACCCGGGGGTCTACCGGTTCCGCGACGCGCACGGCCGGGTCATCTACGTCGGCAAGGCGAAATCCCTTCGCCCGCGGCTGTCCTCGTACTTCCAGGACATCACCGCCCTGCACCCGCGCACCGCCACGATGGTGACGACGGCGGCCTCCGTCGAGTGGACCGTCGTGCGCACCGAGGTCGAGGCGCTCCAGCTCGAGTACTCCTGGATCAAGGAGTTCGACCCCCGGTTCAACGTCAAGTACCGCGACGACAAGAGCTACCCGTTCCTCGCCGTGACGATGGGGGAGGAGTACCCCCGCGCGCAGGTCATGCGCGGCGCGAAACGCAAGGGCACCCGCTACTTCGGGCCCTACGGCCACGCCTGGGCCATCCGCGAGACCCTCGACCTGCTGCTGCGCGTCTTCCCAGTGCGCACGTGCTCGTCGGGCGTGTTCCGGCGCGCCGCCGCCAGCGGCCGGCCCTGCCTGCTCGGCTACATCGACAAGTGCTCCGCCCCGTGCGTCGGCCGGGTGTCGGCCGACGAGCACCGCGCCATCGCCGAGGACTTCTGCGACTTCATGGGCGGCAACACCGCCCGCTTCGTCAAGCGCTTCGAGACCCGCATGCGCGAGGCCGCCTCCGAGCTCGACTTCGAGACCGCGGCGCGGCTGCGCGACGACATCGGGGCGCTGAGCAAGGCCCTCGAGAAGCAGGCCGTCGTGCTCGCCGACGCCACCGACGCCGACGTCTTCGCCCTCGCCGACGACGAGCTCGAGGCGGCGGTGCAGGTCTTCCACGTCAGAGGCGGGCGCATCCGCGGCCAGCGGGGCTGGGTCGTGGAGAAGGAGAGCGAGGACCTCCCGCAGCTCGTCGAGCACCTCCTGCTCCAGGTCTACGGCGACGCCGACCGCGACTCGGTGCCCCGCGAGGTGCTCGTCCCCACCCTGCCGGTCGACCCCGACTCGGTGGGGGAGTGGCTCTCGTCGGTCCGGGGCTCGGCCGTCAGCGTGCGCGTGCCGCAGCGGGGCGACAAGCGCACCCTCATGGAGACGGTGCGGCGCAACGCCGACCAGTCCCTGGCCCGCCACAAGGTGGCCCGGGCCGGTGACCTCACCCTGCGCAGCAAGGCCCTGCAGGAGCTGCAGGAGTACCTCGACCTCGACGAGGCGCCCCTGCGCATCGAGTGCTACGACGTCAGCCACGTGCAGGGCACCAACGTCGTGGCGAGCATGGTCGTCTTCGAGGACGGCCTCGCCCGCAAGAGCGAGTACCGACGCTTCATCGTGCGCGGCACGCAGGTCGGCGGCGAGCCCGTCACGCCCGCCGGGCGAGGTGTCGTCGTCGACGGCGAGGTCACCGTCGACGACACCGCCGCCATGCGCGAGGTGCTGACCCGTCGCTTCCGCCGCTACCTCGAGGATGCCGAGGGGGCCGGCGACCTCGACCTGTCGACCGGGGTGGTGGGCGAGTCGACCCCCGTCGTCCCCGTCGGCGCCGGCCTCCCCGGTGGTCCGGTGAACGGCAGCGGGGCGCCCGAGGGCCGCGGTGACGACAGCCGTGACGGGGGCGACGACGAGGACGGGCCGTCGGCCGGGGGCCCGATCGACCCCGAGACGGGGCGCCCGCGCCGGTTTGCCTACCCCCCGAGCCTCGTCGTCGTCGACGGCGGCCTACCGCAGGTCAACGCGGCCCAGGCCGTGCTCGACGAGCTCGGCATCGAGGAGGTCGCCCTCGTCGGCCTGGCCAAGCGGCTCGAGGAGGTCTGGCTGCCGCGCCAGGAGCACCCCGTCATCCTCCCGCGCACGAGCGAGGGCCTCTACCTGCTCCAGCGTCTGCGCGACGAGGCCCACCGCTTCGCCATCACGTTCCACCGCCAGCGCCGCAGCAAGGCCATGACGACGTCCCAGCTCGACGGCATCCCGGGCCTCGGCGCCACCCGGCAGAAGGCGCTGCTCAAGCACTTCGGCTCGGTCAAGCGCCTGCGGCAGGCGGACGCCGGTGCGATCACGGAGGTACCGGGGATCGGCCCGTCGCTTGCGTCCGTCATCGTCAGCCACTTGGCTGAAGGGGCACCCCAGGAGCCAGCCGTGAACCTCACGACGGGAGAAGTGCTCGAATGA
- a CDS encoding Rieske (2Fe-2S) protein, translated as MTHPQPDPTNPAARPTAEDVPETVSPALAARLTDRRNVLRVATVVAGAGALAACSSPPVQPEAGQAAGGASSAPSSSTSASTPAETSTSTSSAASSSSAAGGTATSEVPVGGGTIYTDTKTVVTQPTAGTFKAFDTTCPHQGCPVTKVADGRIDCPCHGSQFDISTGDRVAGPAPKGLTPKQITVTGDTFTVA; from the coding sequence ATGACCCATCCCCAGCCCGACCCCACGAACCCCGCCGCCCGCCCGACGGCCGAAGACGTCCCCGAGACGGTGTCGCCCGCCCTCGCGGCACGCCTGACCGACCGCCGCAACGTCCTCCGCGTCGCGACGGTGGTCGCGGGCGCCGGTGCCCTCGCCGCGTGCAGCAGCCCGCCCGTCCAGCCCGAGGCCGGGCAGGCCGCCGGGGGCGCCTCGAGCGCGCCGAGCAGCTCGACGTCCGCCAGCACCCCGGCCGAGACGAGCACGTCGACCTCCAGCGCCGCGAGCTCGTCGTCGGCCGCGGGTGGCACCGCCACCTCCGAGGTGCCCGTGGGCGGTGGCACGATCTACACCGACACGAAGACGGTGGTGACGCAGCCGACCGCCGGCACCTTCAAGGCGTTCGACACGACGTGCCCGCACCAGGGGTGCCCCGTCACGAAGGTCGCCGACGGCCGCATCGACTGCCCCTGCCACGGCAGCCAGTTCGACATCTCCACCGGCGACCGCGTGGCCGGCCCCGCGCCGAAGGGCCTGACGCCCAAGCAGATCACCGTCACCGGCGACACCTTCACCGTCGCCTGA
- a CDS encoding phosphoglycerate kinase: protein MKTIADLGDLRGKRVLVRSDLNVPLDGQSITDDGRIRASAPTITMLSQMGARVVVCAHLGRPKGEPEAKYSLAPVARRLSEIVNTPVAFAEDTVGPAAEVAVAALEDGDVLLLENLRFNKGETGKTDAERAEFAGRLAALADVFVSDGFGVVHREQASVYDVAKLLPHATGGLVESEVNVLRRLTAEPERPYAVVLGGAKVSDKLGVIGNLLGTADRLLVGGGMVFTFLAAQGHEVGTSLLEADQVDTVKGYLERAEKEGVEIVLPVDVVAADSFSADAAHDVVAADAIPADRMGLDIGPRSNELFAEKLADCRTVFWNGPMGAFEMEPFAEGTRALAKTLADITAGGALTVVGGGDSAAAVRQLGFDDSQFGHISTGGGASLEYLEGKELPGLTVLDSDEVSDEVSDGKDA from the coding sequence GTGAAGACGATCGCCGACCTCGGTGACCTGCGCGGCAAGCGCGTGCTCGTGCGTTCCGACCTCAACGTGCCGCTCGACGGCCAGAGCATCACCGACGACGGACGCATCAGGGCGTCCGCGCCGACGATCACGATGCTGTCGCAGATGGGGGCGCGCGTCGTCGTCTGCGCCCACCTCGGCCGCCCCAAGGGCGAGCCCGAAGCGAAGTACTCCCTCGCCCCGGTCGCCCGGCGCCTGAGCGAGATCGTCAACACGCCGGTCGCCTTCGCGGAGGACACCGTCGGGCCCGCCGCCGAGGTTGCCGTGGCGGCGCTCGAGGACGGCGACGTGCTGCTGCTCGAGAACCTCCGCTTCAACAAGGGCGAGACGGGCAAGACGGATGCCGAGCGGGCCGAGTTCGCCGGCCGCCTCGCCGCCCTCGCCGACGTCTTCGTCTCCGACGGGTTCGGGGTCGTGCACCGCGAGCAGGCGTCGGTCTACGACGTCGCCAAGCTGCTGCCGCACGCGACGGGCGGTCTCGTCGAGTCCGAGGTCAACGTGCTGCGTCGCCTCACCGCCGAGCCGGAGCGGCCCTACGCGGTCGTGCTCGGCGGCGCGAAGGTCAGCGACAAGCTCGGCGTCATCGGCAACCTGCTCGGCACCGCCGACCGCCTCCTCGTCGGCGGCGGCATGGTCTTCACCTTCCTCGCCGCCCAGGGGCATGAGGTCGGCACGAGCCTGCTCGAGGCCGACCAGGTCGACACCGTCAAGGGCTACCTCGAGCGCGCCGAGAAGGAGGGCGTCGAGATCGTCCTCCCCGTCGACGTCGTCGCCGCGGACTCCTTCAGCGCCGACGCCGCCCACGACGTCGTGGCCGCCGACGCCATCCCGGCCGACCGCATGGGCCTCGACATCGGCCCGCGGTCGAACGAGCTGTTCGCCGAGAAGCTCGCCGACTGCCGCACCGTCTTCTGGAACGGCCCCATGGGCGCGTTCGAGATGGAGCCCTTCGCCGAGGGCACCCGGGCCCTGGCCAAGACCCTCGCCGACATCACGGCCGGTGGCGCCCTCACCGTCGTCGGTGGCGGCGACTCCGCCGCGGCCGTGCGCCAGCTCGGCTTCGACGACTCACAGTTCGGGCACATCTCGACCGGCGGTGGTGCGAGCCTCGAGTACCTCGAGGGCAAGGAGCTGCCCGGGCTCACCGTGCTCGACTCGGACGAGGTCTCCGACGAGGTCTCGGACGGGAAGGACGCCTGA
- the pgl gene encoding 6-phosphogluconolactonase, giving the protein MATSAPRVVVHADKQTLADAAGARLVTALVDAQTRSPEAQVALTGGSMGSAIIASVLATPGRSAVDWSRVRVWWGDERYLPAGDPERNDTQNDEAGLRELGLDPQKVHRVAGPDGSDSAEASAEAYAESVRRHGQGGWDVVLFGVGPDGHVASLFPHHPAQRITDEIAVAVHDSPKPPPDRVSLTFECFERSREVWFLVSGADKADAVKAALASDADRWDVPASAPKGTEATLWLLDRAAAAELDPGDPTA; this is encoded by the coding sequence ATGGCGACGTCCGCACCACGCGTCGTCGTCCACGCCGACAAGCAGACGCTGGCCGACGCCGCCGGTGCGCGCCTCGTCACGGCGCTCGTCGACGCGCAGACGCGCTCGCCCGAGGCCCAGGTGGCGCTCACCGGGGGCTCGATGGGGTCGGCCATCATCGCGTCGGTGCTGGCGACGCCCGGTCGCTCGGCGGTCGACTGGTCGCGCGTGCGGGTCTGGTGGGGCGACGAGCGCTACCTGCCCGCGGGTGACCCGGAGCGCAACGACACCCAGAACGACGAGGCCGGGCTGCGTGAGCTGGGGCTCGACCCGCAGAAGGTGCACCGCGTCGCCGGTCCCGACGGGTCCGACAGCGCGGAGGCGAGTGCCGAGGCCTACGCGGAGTCCGTCCGCCGGCACGGTCAGGGCGGCTGGGACGTCGTGCTCTTCGGGGTCGGCCCCGACGGGCACGTCGCCTCGCTGTTCCCCCACCACCCTGCGCAGCGCATCACCGACGAGATCGCCGTCGCGGTGCACGACTCGCCCAAGCCGCCGCCCGACCGGGTCAGCCTGACGTTCGAGTGCTTCGAGCGCAGCCGCGAGGTGTGGTTCCTCGTCTCCGGGGCCGACAAGGCGGATGCCGTCAAGGCCGCCCTCGCGTCGGACGCCGACCGCTGGGACGTCCCGGCCTCGGCGCCGAAGGGCACGGAGGCCACGCTGTGGCTGCTCGACCGCGCCGCGGCCGCCGAGCTCGACCCGGGCGACCCCACGGCCTGA